In the genome of Limnochordia bacterium, the window AGCTCCCATTAATAGGCTTGCTCCGAGGAGCTCATCACTTCCTTGAAAGACCTTGAAATCACGAAGCCTGTCATCAAGAATTAACCTAACCATGCGATCCATGTTCATTGCCGTATCCTTAATCCCGAGAATGCCCGGTATACGGCTTATTTCACCTAACAGATCAATACTCAAGGAATATCTGGTATAGCCAGGCGCATTATACAACATTAGAGGAATCGGGCTTTCACCTGCAATAGTCCGGAAATACTCAAGTAATTCTCCCTCGTTGTAGGTATAGTAGAACGGAGGTAGTAATACAGCCACATCGGCACCCCATTCGGCCACACGACGTACATTACCTATTGCCTGCTCCAAGGACGGAGAGGAGGCTCCCACATACACCGGTACCCTACTAGCTACGTGGTCCACAACCGCACATACCAGATCCTGGCATTGCCCCTTGGACAGGACTTGGTACTCACCACTAGAACCCAGCAGGAAAATTCCGTCAACCCCCTCACCAATAAGGTAGTCAGTGATTTTATGAGCACCGTTGACATCCACAGATCGATCCCTAGTAAAAGGAGTTATCATCGCTGGTACAACTCCACCAATACTTGTCTTTCTCAAAGCGCTTCACCCATTCTTCATTATCTAATTGTGTCTAGACTATCTTGTTTCTAGGTTCCGGCAGGACGAAGCCCTGCCGGAATCTGGCACATTACTCTTTCATCTGGAAATCGTTAACAATTGTGGTAAAGTTGCTCCGCAGCATCTCTACCGCTTGCACAACTGAAATCTCGCCCCGCAGAACCTTCTTCTGTACACTCTCCAGTATGGGGAATACGTTGGTGGCGATTTCACCCGGCCACATACCCGTCTGTTCCTTGTCTTCCTCTACGGGTTCATCCGCGAGGTAGTGGGTGATCCAAAGGACCATGTTCGGGTTATGGGTCATCGAATAGTCTCTGAAATCGTCTGAAAAAGCGGTGGAAATCGTACTTGGCGGATACCCCAACTCGATATTAAAGGCAGCTACGTTCTCTGGTTCAAACAAGAACTTAAGGAATTCCCAAGCCGCCCTTTGTCTTTCGTCCGAGTGTCCTGTAATCATCGCCCAGCTACGATAGTCCGGCTTACCCTTTTTCAGTGTTGTTGAATCATCCCATCTCATCATGGGAATAACAGTCATGGGACTTTCCAACTCGTTCCAAAGATTCTGTCGATAACTAGCATCAAAGGCAATACCTGTGTTGTGGGCATAGTCAAAGTTGGTGCCCGTCCATCCGACCTCCGCCCGGTAGGTCAACAGATTCCGCTGGGCCATCTCCACAGCCCAACTTAGCATCTCCTGCAATGGTTCTGGATCCGGCAATACTTCGTAGTCCTGGG includes:
- a CDS encoding dihydrodipicolinate synthase family protein, which encodes MRKTSIGGVVPAMITPFTRDRSVDVNGAHKITDYLIGEGVDGIFLLGSSGEYQVLSKGQCQDLVCAVVDHVASRVPVYVGASSPSLEQAIGNVRRVAEWGADVAVLLPPFYYTYNEGELLEYFRTIAGESPIPLMLYNAPGYTRYSLSIDLLGEISRIPGILGIKDTAMNMDRMVRLILDDRLRDFKVFQGSDELLGASLLMGADGGVNTISNVFPGILVQMRQAALAKDIERVKHYQKAINSWVDFVRSTTRGDASINTFLRVVKVACSIRGLCEPYLAQLDPGPTQEEVQSIKDVLESVDCYVSQAI
- a CDS encoding extracellular solute-binding protein is translated as MTVVFSDRNIHLIPFILAGVAPDIIYSAGAWDDSYINQGFFLELSQFAEDEPGFLEDFLPNVLRYADDGGIYSLPYTLQLMGAFHNPVVFAEAGLEPPQAGWTRDDLRVYSSKILRYENDRIVRWGAVPWTIHQLNMPLLSQTNVKLITQDYEVLPDPEPLQEMLSWAVEMAQRNLLTYRAEVGWTGTNFDYAHNTGIAFDASYRQNLWNELESPMTVIPMMRWDDSTTLKKGKPDYRSWAMITGHSDERQRAAWEFLKFLFEPENVAAFNIELGYPPSTISTAFSDDFRDYSMTHNPNMVLWITHYLADEPVEEDKEQTGMWPGEIATNVFPILESVQKKVLRGEISVVQAVEMLRSNFTTIVNDFQMKE